A single region of the bacterium genome encodes:
- a CDS encoding DUF4231 domain-containing protein encodes IILASSVPVLINLQVNTIVPTVLSLIVTILVSVEKLFHFREHWRNYDEMAAILRSEQLKFQTRAGEYAPKEQAPDQNKNFDEAQNPEAGEPVTKGQQTDGNQNVTETQNATSGKHVRKDHNSDSAFK; translated from the coding sequence AATTATCCTGGCGTCCAGCGTGCCGGTTTTGATTAATCTGCAAGTGAATACAATCGTGCCAACCGTCCTCAGTCTGATTGTGACCATCCTGGTTTCGGTGGAGAAGCTTTTCCACTTCCGGGAGCATTGGCGGAATTACGACGAAATGGCCGCCATCTTGCGCAGTGAGCAGCTCAAATTTCAGACGAGAGCAGGTGAGTATGCGCCCAAAGAGCAGGCTCCTGACCAAAACAAAAATTTCGATGAAGCTCAGAATCCTGAAGCAGGCGAGCCGGTGACTAAAGGCCAGCAAACTGACGGAAACCAGAACGTGACTGAAACGCAGAATGCGACATCAGGCAAGCACGTCCGCAAAGATCACAATTCCGACAGTGCCTTTAAGAT